The Bdellovibrionales bacterium DNA window GAAAACTACAAAGCTGCCGTTATTGCCTTTGATTTTGATCGCGTTATCGGGGTCGCTTGCGGACAGGACGGAACGAAAGATCAATTTATCGACAATGATAACTATACCACCGTACAGGGGCTGGAAGCCGCATGGCAGCGCGAGCATGAATGCCGAAAAACTCCGGCCCATAAAGGCCCCCTGTCGCCTTTCTTTGAAAAACTTTTCGCGCTGCGCGATCTGGTCAATGCATGTCCCGATAAATACAATTTAAGCATTCCCATTGTTACGGCGCGCACAGGCCAATCCCTTGGTCGTGTTGAAACGACCCTTAAGGCGTGGGGCATTGAACCGGATGGTATTCTGTCAACAGGATGGGATCGCAAAGGCGAAGTTCTAAAAGACATCCACGCGACGGCTCACTTCGATGACAGCCTCAAACACATCCAAGAGGCCTATGAAAAAAGCCCTCAAACAACGCCCTTCCATGTACCTTGGGTTGACACGCACCTCGATCAGATAAAAAAACGTTGTCACTGTCCCAACGCGCCGATGCATCAATTACGTCCCGCGCCTGCCTACGCCCCATAACGCCCTTGCCCGCCTTCTCCTTAAAATCTATAAGGAAAGGCAATGATCATCGTTTGCAAAAGCTGCCACGCCTCGTTTTTGGTTCCCTCCTCCCTGTTTCGTGGCGGCGCACACCTTGTTCGCTGTGGAAAATGCGGACAGGTTTGGCGGGAGTTCCAATCCGCTAAGGCAGCGGCCCAACACGCTGCCCCCCCCTTCTCGCCCCCTGCTCCGCCATCCTCTATGGCCAAGGAACCCGTTTTAAGCGCGGACGCCGCCATTGTTGAGACATCCGAAACAAAAAGACTGAGCTTTACGGATGTTAAAGCCATGGCTTCTCGTTTTCTTAAAACGGCCCTTTTCGTTCTCGGCGGCCTTCTTGTCCTGTCGACTTTTCTCTTCCTTTCTGGCCATCAGTATATTGCCAAAACATGGCCCCTTACCCAAACAGCCTATCATGCCATCGGCCTTTCCTCTTCCCCTGCCCAAAACGAACGCCTTGTTTTGCAGAACATCAGCTCAGAAAGACGTTACGAAGACGGCGCTATGCAATTGATTGTCCAAGGGGAAATAAAAAATGTTTCCAAAAAACCACAGGGCCTTCCCGATTTGAACGTGGATGCCATGGGCCCTGATGAAAGGATCATCCAAAGCTGGCGTATTAAGCCATCACCCGCTACATTAGAGGTAGACTCAGTTCTTCCTTTTACCTCAGCGATTCTCTCGCCTGAGGGAACGGTCGTCGAAGTTAATCTTAGCTTTGTTGAAACGCCTCATGACCAACCCTGAACCCACAGCGCCCGCCGCCCTTTCGATCCTCGTCGCCGAGGATAATCCGGCTGTGCGCGAGTTTGTCGTGCGCGCGCTGCAAACCACTGGCGCAGCGCTTAAAGCCGTACCGGATGGGCAGGCCGCCTTGGATGCTTTGGCCGCCGAGAAGTTCGACGTCCTAATTACCGATATTGTCATGCCCAACGTGGACGGTATTGCCCTCGCCCTTAAGGCCGTGCGGCAGTATCCGGATTTACGCATCATCATGATTTCCGGCTACGCGCAGGAACGCATGCGGGCGCACAATCTGGACGCCCTTGTCCACCGCATTATTGCCAAGCCTTTTTCTCTTGAAGAAATATGCGAGGCCGTGCAAAACGTCATGCCTCTTTCCGCTTAGTGTTTTAAAAGGGGAAAGCGGAGGGATAAAACAATAAACGGGATCCCCGCTTTCGCGGGGATGACGATAAGAGGAGAAAAATAAAAAGAATGCCGTCATTCCCGCGAAAGCGGGAATCCCGTTTTTTTATGCAGGTTCTTTTGCACCTCTTTCACAGGATCTATCCAAGGTATCGACAAACCCTAAGGAGTTTTTTATGAAGCAACGTATTCGCAAAGCCGTTTTTCCTGTCGCGGGCCTCGGCACGCGCTTTCTTCCCGCCACCAAGGCGATGCCCAAGGAAATGCTGACGCTCGTGGATCGCCCGCTGATCCAACACGCCGTAGACGAAGCCCGCGCCGCAGGGATTGAGCAATTCATCTTTGTGACCTCACGCGGCAAGGGTGCGCTGGAGGACCATTTCGACAGCAACAACGACCTAAAGCGCACGCTAGAGGCCCGCGACAAGCAACGCGAGTTGGCTCTTTTGCAAACAACCGAGATTCCCTCTGGCGACCTTCTCTTTGCGCGGCAACGCGAACCGTTGGGTCTTGGCCATGCTGTTTGGTGCGCGCGTCATCTGGTCGGGCGCGAGCCTTTTGCGGTTATGTTGCCCGATGATGTCGTACTGGCCAAAACGCCTTGCCTGAAGCAAATGATCGAAACCTATGACGAGATCGGCGGCAACATCGTGGCCGTCGTGGACGTGCCCCGCGAGCACACCAACCGCTATGGCATTCTGGATGTCGAAGGCGATGATGGCAAACTGGCGAAGATCAAAGGCCTTGTCGAGAAACCCTCGCCAGAGCTTGCGCCCTCGACCCTCTCGATCATTGGCCGCTATATCCTGCAGCCTGAAATTTTTGACGAGTTGGAATCGCGGCGCATCGGCACAGGCGGCGAAATCCAGCTGACCGACAGCATGGCCCGTTTGATCGGACGGCAGCCCTTCCACGGCATGCGGTATGAGGGCACGCGCTATGACTGTGGCGACAAGATCGGCTTTCTCGAGGCCAATGTCGCCTTTTCCCTAGCCGATCCCGACATCAACGGCAAAGTCCATGAGGCGTTGGCTAAATACTTTGCCTGATCGCCGCTGTCTTTTTTTTCAGCGCGTTAGATCCTCTCTATGGTTAATACCCCTTCTTGTAATAGAAGGGG harbors:
- a CDS encoding 5'-nucleotidase; its protein translation is MPLYCPTHIRLTQQPPPPIPTPILHIGVSLDSVFDFSEEKRLLKEQGNEAYKKYVRSHLFEPLEPAKAFPFVAKMLSFNDSQNTLVQVTLIANCTPETILRAKHSMHCHKLIDPLRPEHCSGLTAQFGGNALNKVLSRNSVDLFLSPNPNDVETLLSLGYCAGHVEAGRARDEQFENYKAAVIAFDFDRVIGVACGQDGTKDQFIDNDNYTTVQGLEAAWQREHECRKTPAHKGPLSPFFEKLFALRDLVNACPDKYNLSIPIVTARTGQSLGRVETTLKAWGIEPDGILSTGWDRKGEVLKDIHATAHFDDSLKHIQEAYEKSPQTTPFHVPWVDTHLDQIKKRCHCPNAPMHQLRPAPAYAP
- a CDS encoding zinc-ribbon domain-containing protein is translated as MIIVCKSCHASFLVPSSLFRGGAHLVRCGKCGQVWREFQSAKAAAQHAAPPFSPPAPPSSMAKEPVLSADAAIVETSETKRLSFTDVKAMASRFLKTALFVLGGLLVLSTFLFLSGHQYIAKTWPLTQTAYHAIGLSSSPAQNERLVLQNISSERRYEDGAMQLIVQGEIKNVSKKPQGLPDLNVDAMGPDERIIQSWRIKPSPATLEVDSVLPFTSAILSPEGTVVEVNLSFVETPHDQP
- a CDS encoding response regulator, whose translation is MTNPEPTAPAALSILVAEDNPAVREFVVRALQTTGAALKAVPDGQAALDALAAEKFDVLITDIVMPNVDGIALALKAVRQYPDLRIIMISGYAQERMRAHNLDALVHRIIAKPFSLEEICEAVQNVMPLSA
- the galU gene encoding UTP--glucose-1-phosphate uridylyltransferase GalU, translating into MKQRIRKAVFPVAGLGTRFLPATKAMPKEMLTLVDRPLIQHAVDEARAAGIEQFIFVTSRGKGALEDHFDSNNDLKRTLEARDKQRELALLQTTEIPSGDLLFARQREPLGLGHAVWCARHLVGREPFAVMLPDDVVLAKTPCLKQMIETYDEIGGNIVAVVDVPREHTNRYGILDVEGDDGKLAKIKGLVEKPSPELAPSTLSIIGRYILQPEIFDELESRRIGTGGEIQLTDSMARLIGRQPFHGMRYEGTRYDCGDKIGFLEANVAFSLADPDINGKVHEALAKYFA